GATTTACCGATAAGGTAAGGGGAGGTGCCTTCGTGGTGGCAGGCAGTAATTTTGGCTGCGGTTCATCGCGGGAACAGGCACCGGTCGCTCTAAAAGAAGCGGGTGTATTAGGCATAGCTGCAAAATCCTTCGCGCGTATATTTTATAGAAATGCCATCAATATCGGACTGCCCTTGCTGGAATGCGATACTTCATCCATCTCCGACGGGGATGTCCTTGAATACGAGGTTGGCTCAGAAAAACTAATCAATAAGACAACGGGAGAGGAGATAGCGGTTGCACCGCTGCCGTCTATTATGATAGACATTCTCCTCTCGGGAGGGATAATCAATTATTATAGAAAGAAATAGCGTATGGAATTAGGTACACTCAAATCTCAGGGCGGGGTATAAATATTTGCTAAGGGAATATAAGGGGATGTATTAATGGGGAAAACATTCGCTGAAAAGGTCCTTG
This Bacillota bacterium DNA region includes the following protein-coding sequences:
- a CDS encoding 3-isopropylmalate dehydratase small subunit, with protein sequence MKLSAKALRYGDDISTDLIIAGKYTKTLDKNELASHAMEDLDSGFTDKVRGGAFVVAGSNFGCGSSREQAPVALKEAGVLGIAAKSFARIFYRNAINIGLPLLECDTSSISDGDVLEYEVGSEKLINKTTGEEIAVAPLPSIMIDILLSGGIINYYRKK